The segment CACTCAGACTCATCAATTATTACAATATCTCCAGATATGGCATATTCTCAAGGGCCAGATAATAATTTGTCTGCTGTGACTGGTCTTGGTCAGGCCCCCTGGGATGATGAAACTCCGGGGCCTTCCTATTCCATTTCAGAAGAGGTTCGTGCAACCATGGCTTCTCCTCTGGAGATGTCAGAAAGTTCTGATGGGGACTCTGCTACAAAGAATCGAGGAACCAAACTGCAAACTCAGTTACAAGCTAATGCTGACTCAAATAATAGTGACTCTTCCTCAGACAATTGTGTTATTGTTCGGTATGTTAAGCCATTAGCTGAGAGGACACCAGAAGTGGTCGAGCTGTCCTCGGACTCTGAGGAATCTATcagggaagagaagagggaagaTGTGAAGAAACAGCAGCCAATCCAGTGTGGCAGCTGGAGTGATAGTGAACCAAGCAGGAGTTTCTCACCATGTTCCCCCACATATAAGGAGGGTATCGGTAGTGGCAGAAGCTGTTTATCTCCTGCAGTTGAGAAGACAGAGTCAAAAGATGTTGACAAGAACAAATACAAGGTAAAAGATCTGTCTCCACAGAACTTAAGCTGGAGCCCCTCTCCAGGGAGTGACACAGTATGCTCCCCTTGGAATCACAGATGGTCCAGAAAGAGGAAGTCCAGGAGCCCACAATCGTGTTCACGGAACAATCGAGGTAGTCATGACCATCAGTCTAGGAGGGAGCGTCGTAGCAAAAGCCAATCTAAAAGGAAACGATCAAGAAGCAGAGATAGTAGCAAACACAGgagcaaaagaagcagcaggaggtcAAGGGCTCATGACACCAGAATCTCTCTAAAAAGCCAGAGAGACTCCCTAAGTCGTGAGAGCACGCCTTCCAGAGAAGCAAGCAGATCACGATCACGTAGCAAAGGCCACAGCAAAAGGAGATCAAGAAGCAGAGACAGTGATCGTTATTATGTAAGACACAATTATAAAAGTAGATACCAGTGGAGTTATGCTTTCTGTAGTCGAAAGACACTTGGAGATGGCTATGAGTCCTCCAGCAGGAGGAGGACTCAGTCTAATAACCTCTACTCAAGGCAATCTTCTAGTCCAGAATACAGGATACGATCATTTATTGAAAAGAGAGATCCACATACCCAGAGGGGACTCCATGAGAGACACTACTACTGTTATGAAAGATGCAGGTCAAGGAGTCGATCAAGCAACAGGTCAAGGACTCCTTCTGGAGGAACTGACAGAATGAAAAGTGAAAAGCCTGGTGGAAAAAGGAAGTACAAAACTCGCCACCTGGAGAATGCATTCGTGGAGAGCACAAGtctagaaagagaaaatgacCCTAAGAAAACTTTCTCAAAATTCAGTGACTGTTACAAAAATGAAGATAGCCTTTCAGACAATCGAGGAAGCAGCGAGACAaagcataagaaaaagaaaaaaaagatgaggagTCCAAGTGTGGAGATAGTCtatgaaggaaaagcaacacacacaagacatcttaaaaagaaaaagaaaaagcataagaAGAAACACCGAAAACATCACATGAGTAACACGGCACATTCTTCTCCAGTAGTGATTACAATTGATAGTGATAGTAGCAAGGAGCCAGAAAGTACTGAATGTGACAGCAGTGTTACCTGGACCGGCACAACTCAGATAAATGAGAGGGAAAACGAgtctccatcttcttttctgGGAAGGACAGGATGTGAAGATATTTACAGAGTTGGTGAGGGAACTGGAGGAGCAGCCAAAAAATGCAGTATTCCTACCAGaaggggaggtttagatggtGACATTAAAAATGCTGATGTTGAACTTCGAGACACAGTAGCTGATCAGAATCTTACGATAGTGGATACCAGCAGTAACACTCCTCACAGGGAAACTGTAACCAGCTACTTTCAagaagcaccagcagcaccttcTGGTCAGCTGCCTTCCCCTAGGACTTCCTTCCTAGAGCGTCCAGAGAGACAACCATTGATACTAAGACTGCCAAAGAGACTTGTCAACAGATCCTCTTGGTTtgattttccaaaagaaaaaatgtagcaCACTTTCCATGGAACACTTCTTAAAATTGTGaagttgttttaatttcttttttaaccttgAGAACAAAAATACCTGATGTCGTTCCTGTATTGTAGAATATGTCTGGGAAATGTGTAAAACTTACAAATCTGTATGCACTTTTAAGTCAAAGAAGATAGAATATGGATAGTACATTAGATAAGTCTTAAAGTTTCTAAGAAGAATATTTGCaagttttaatttcataaaGCCATCCTGTATTCTTGTAGTAGGTAAAATATATCCACAGAGTATTTcaaagttttgtttaaaacaaacaacaaaaaaggagcCCAAACCAAAAGCTAGAAAGTGCATTTTATGGGGATTGCTTATCTTAGGAAAAAGTGTTTAGTTcataagaaattatttaggCTGAattctgttgttattttaatCTATTTGGTTTAAGCTGATCTCTGGTGAAAACCAGCGGTTTCTATAAAGATCTTCAAAAGGACTTCCAGTAATGTGAAAGTGTGCTATGTCAAAATCTGAATAAAGCAATAAGACTGTTTTCTAAATGAATTTGTAAGTGTGGACACTGTACCTTGTGGACTGTGtacttttcaaacagaaaatttatcTTTCAGTTTTGGGTGTCTTACCAGTACAGACCATTGTTGTTTGTGCTGTCAGGAGTACTCCCGGTTGAAAAGGACATCTGGAGGTAATCAGGTCCCAGCCTTCACTGAAAGCAGGAACAACTTTGCTCAGGTTACTGTGATCACTGAACTGACCTGTTCAGTTTTGAGTTTTCCCAAAGCTGGATGGCTTCTCTGTGCTACCTCTTCTAATGTTTGTGTTTTCCCGggggaaacattttttttccgAATGTCTTTCTGTTGTTGCAGTCTGTGTCTTCTACCTTGCATCCTATTGCTGTGCAGCTCTTGAGGGgcctgttttcctcttctgtatGGTGTACCACTAAATACTTGAAgacatttgttttctctgtagcTTTGTCAGTAGAACAGCTCCTCCTGACTTCCTTGCTTTAGACAACATTTACTCAGCTCAGCTCATACTAGATGTCCTGCTGCATGTATGTGCAAGGCACAGGGCTGAGGCAAGGTCTTGTTCTCCAGATCTGGGCCTTCGCTGCGTGCACAGCAGTAGCTCTCAGGGCAGAACCAGGAAGTTGTCTTTGGTCTCTCCTGTATTACTGCCTCTGTCTGCTGGTTTTGGCCTTGGCTGGTTGCCTACCAGATACCCACCAAGGTGCTCTGTCACTTCCACTCCTTCACAGGattggggagaaaataagatgggaaAGCTTGTGGAttgaggtaaggacagggaCGTCACTTAATGATTACCATCACAGGCCAAATGGACTCAAGGACAATGAAGTTAATTTATTGTCAATTAAAAATTGAGTATGatgatgagaaacaaagacaaaactaaaatcaccttcccctcccttcttctcAAGCTTAGCTTCACTCCTCCATTCCTAATTCTTCTacttctcctctccagcagtgcaggggcATAGGGA is part of the Falco biarmicus isolate bFalBia1 chromosome Z, bFalBia1.pri, whole genome shotgun sequence genome and harbors:
- the TOPORS gene encoding E3 ubiquitin-protein ligase Topors, with the translated sequence MAEPLRRLVEGARRRRRRPPGEERREPAGSGRCRTRRRLRADAAPARAGIEGPVANMTSADKDFSEESGFSPKASTSKLPTDASPDSKCPICLDTFDNVAYLDRCLHRFCFRCVQEWSKNKAECPLCKQPFFSIFHTIRAEDDFKEYILSPSENNSFASPDGQRFRYRTTMTGDRRTGGSAFRRTLSPPDNGILFEGLSSEPVRQRDGEIQQMIRRLASRRQASAEGRSMRQIEEEDMINFRRALYRTGVRIRSIQDGGRYRDISAEFFRRNPACLHRLVPWLKRELTVLFGAHGSLVNIVQHIIMSNVTRYDLESQAFADDLKPFLLNRTEHFLHEFISFARCPFNLEAYDQHANYDCPAPSYDEGSHSDSSIITISPDMAYSQGPDNNLSAVTGLGQAPWDDETPGPSYSISEEVRATMASPLEMSESSDGDSATKNRGTKLQTQLQANADSNNSDSSSDNCVIVRYVKPLAERTPEVVELSSDSEESIREEKREDVKKQQPIQCGSWSDSEPSRSFSPCSPTYKEGIGSGRSCLSPAVEKTESKDVDKNKYKVKDLSPQNLSWSPSPGSDTVCSPWNHRWSRKRKSRSPQSCSRNNRGSHDHQSRRERRSKSQSKRKRSRSRDSSKHRSKRSSRRSRAHDTRISLKSQRDSLSRESTPSREASRSRSRSKGHSKRRSRSRDSDRYYVRHNYKSRYQWSYAFCSRKTLGDGYESSSRRRTQSNNLYSRQSSSPEYRIRSFIEKRDPHTQRGLHERHYYCYERCRSRSRSSNRSRTPSGGTDRMKSEKPGGKRKYKTRHLENAFVESTSLERENDPKKTFSKFSDCYKNEDSLSDNRGSSETKHKKKKKKMRSPSVEIVYEGKATHTRHLKKKKKKHKKKHRKHHMSNTAHSSPVVITIDSDSSKEPESTECDSSVTWTGTTQINERENESPSSFLGRTGCEDIYRVGEGTGGAAKKCSIPTRRGGLDGDIKNADVELRDTVADQNLTIVDTSSNTPHRETVTSYFQEAPAAPSGQLPSPRTSFLERPERQPLILRLPKRLVNRSSWFDFPKEKM